In Ascochyta rabiei chromosome 2, complete sequence, one genomic interval encodes:
- a CDS encoding hexose transporter hxt5 codes for MGLFSKKTTEEVAEKGTPETSTPAETPARTVSPTRDGAEIEPKGRVPAVAVILGATASIGGFMFGYESGQISGFLQMPDFLERFGDNGEFSAIRQGTIVGLLCIGTLFGCLCSAPLADTFGRRLVISGSAFFYIIGVIIEITSERSWVQFAMGRFTAGIGIGALSTVVPMYQSESIPKRIRGATVSSYQLLITLGIWTAYMVNYGTSKDYTNDAQWRIPNGLSALWAIILGSTILLLPESPRYAYRMGRTEEARMNMARLNGVDPHSAFIDNEIREIEEKLQAESAGGEHPWHEIFTGPRMLYRTLLGMVLQAGQQLTGANYFFYYGTTIFSATGLKNPYVTSIILGTVNVVATIFGLWVVENVGRRTAMMCGAAWMFMCLFVYSLVGHFVATSIDGVTTPTATAGNVMIVFTCLFIAAFATTWGPLVWAIVGELYPARYRATCMALATASNWLFNFIISFVSTLVTDRIDYLYGLVFGVSCFLLFWVVYFFMIETKDRSLEEIDTMYMLHVNPITSAKWDSSSLQRDGLVDTDRLQMGPGGRSWSKAEQAGQRGGVLEPAERQENQV; via the exons ATGGGTCTCTTCAGCAAAAAGACCACCGAGGAGGTGGCTGAGAAGGGAACTCCTGAGACTTCGACTCCTGCTGAGACTCCCGCGAGGACAGTCTCCCCGACCAGGGATGGAGCTGAGATCGAGCCCAAGGGCCGTGTCCCTGCTGTCGCAGTGATCCTTGGAGCAACTGCCAGTATTGGTGGCTTCATGTTCGGTTACGAGTCCGGACAGATCTCTGGTTTTCTCCAGATGCCCGACTTCCTCGAGAGATTCGGCGACAACGGCGAATTCTCTGCTATCCGCCAGGGTACCATCGTCGGTCTCCTCTG CATTGGTACTCTCTTCGGTTGCTTATGCTCGGCTCCCCTCGCTGATACCTTCGGTCGTCGTCTGGTCATCTCCGGTTCCGCTTTCTTCTACATCATCGGTGTGATTATCGAAATCACTAGCGAGCGTTCCTGGGTCCAATTCGCCATGGGTCGTTTCACTGCTGGTATCGGTATCGGAGCCTTGTCCACTGTCGTCCCTATGTACCAGTCCGAGTCGATTCCCAAGCGTATCCGTGGCGCTACGGTCAGTTCATATCAGCTGCTCATCACCCTCGGTATCTGGACCGCTTACATGGTCAACTACGGCACATCCAAGGACTACACCAACGATGCTCAGTGGCGCATTCCCAACGGTCTGTCCGCTCTTTGGGCCATCATCCTGGGTTCCACCATCCTCCTTCTGCCCGAGTCCCCCCGTTACGCCTACCGCATGGGCCGTACTGAGGAGGCTCGCATGAACATGGCCCGTCTCAACGGTGTTGACCCTCACAGCGCCTTCATCGACAACGAGATCCGCGAGATTGAGGAGAAGCTCCAGGCTGAGTCTGCTGGCGGCGAGCACCCATGGCACGAGATATTCACTGGTCCCCGCATGTTGTACCGCACCCTGCTGGGCATGGTCCTTCAGGCTGGTCAGCAGCTTACTGGCGCTaactacttcttctactacgGAACCACCATCTTCTCGGCTACTGGCCTGAAGAACCCCTATGTCACCTCCATCATTCTCGGTACCGTCAACGTGGTCGCCACTATCTTCGGTCTCTGGGTTGTTGAGAATGTCGGACGTCGCACGGCCATGATGTGCGGTGCTGCATGGATGTTCATGTGCCTGTTCGTCTACTCGCTCGTCGGCCACTTCGTCGCCACCAGCATCGACGGCGTGACCACCCCTACCGCCACAGCCGGCAACGTCATGATTGTCTTCACCTGCTTGTTCATCGCCGCTTTCGCCACCACCTGGGGTCCTCTCGTCTGGGCTATTGTCGGCGAGCTGTACCCTGCCCGCTACCGCGCAACCTGCATGGCTCTGGCAACCGCGTCCAACTGGCTGTTCAACTTCATCATCTCGTTCGTCTCAACCCTCGTCACCGACAGGATTGACTACCTCTACGGTCTCGTCTTCGGCGTGAGTTGTTTCCTGCTCTTCTGGGTCGTCTACTTCTTCATGATCGAGACAAAGGACCGCTCCCTCGAGGAGATCGACACAATGTACATGCTCCACGTCAACCCCATCACCTCTGCCAAGTGGGACTCGAGCTCGCTCCAGAGAGACGGTCTGGTCGACACGGACCGTCTGCAGATGGGCCCTGGTGGCAGGAGCTGGAGCAAGGCTGAGCAGGCTGGACAGCGCGGTGGTGTCCTCGAGCCTGCTGAGCGCCAGGAGAAT